The genomic interval GGCCGGCGCCCGTCTCCGCGATGAGCCGGGTCTTGCCCAGCCGCTTGGCGAGCAGGGCCTGTGCGAGCACCTGGTTGCCCTTGTGGGCACCGCCGTGGGCCAGGTCCTCGCGCTTGAGGAAGATGCGGGCCTTGCCGCGCCCATGCCCCTCCAGGGGAAGGTTGGCGCACTCGGTGATGGGGGTCGGGCGGCCCAGGTACTCGCGCTGGAGGCGGTCGAGCTCGGCGAGGAAGTCGGGGTCCGCAACGGCCTCGACGTAGGCCCTCTCCAGCTCGTCAAGCACGGGCAGGAGCTGGTCGGGCACGTACTGCCCGCCGAACTCGCCGAAGAAGGCGGGGATGAGGGTGTCGCGGGTCTGGATCGCGGGGGACTGGGTCATGGGTGGGTCCTTGTCGGTCATGGGGCCCGACGACGCAGGGTACGCCGGACACGCGACCGGCCCGCGACCTCAGGTGAGGAGCGAGCCGGGTGGTCGGTGCACGGTGAGGCAGGGGCCCATCATCAGGCTCTCCACCACCGGTTCTCACACCGTGGTGATGCTAGGGGCCGCCTCGGGCGTCGGGCAAGGCGCGCTCAGCCGGTGGCCAGGGTCTGTGCGATCTCCTCGCGCACCTGCTGCGCCGCGCCGCGCCGGGTGACCATCTCGTCGACGACGACGAGCCCCAGCACCACGGCGAAACCCAGCAGCCCCAGGCCCATCACCGCGCCAAGCTGTGCGCCCGGCGCAAGGAGGGTGCCGCCGTCGGACTGCCACGGCCACAGCGCCCGCAGGCCACCCACCATGAGCCCGGCCAGCGCCGACAGCGTCATCGCCTCATAACGGGCCAGCAGCACCTGCAGGGCCTTGACGACGACGGCCAGCCCGACGACGGCCCCCGTCGCGAAGAGGCCGAGGTAGCCCAGGTCGAGGGTGTCGACGGCGCGCAGCGTCGGCTGGTACAGGCTGAGGGTGAGCAGCAGGAAGGAGCCAGACAGGCCCGGCAGCACCAGGGCGGAGACGGCGATGGCCGCGGCCGCGACGATGACGAGGGGGTGCGGTGTCAGCCTCGTGGGCTCCAGCGACACGAGCAGGAAGGTGAGGACCGCTGCGACGGCGCCGACGGCGAGCAGCCGCAGCGGGCGCTGGCGGCGGGTGCGCGAGCCGAGGGGCACGGCCCCGATGGAGGCGGTGATCATGCGTACCGGCACGGCCACGGAGGCGAGCACCATGCCCAGGAAGAGGCCGCGCATGAGCGTGGGGTGGTGCTCGACGGCGTCGGCCATGGGCCCGGCAACGGTGAGGACCGCGGCCGCCATCCCGGCCATGACGGGCAGGAGCACGCGCCACTGCACCTCGGCCAGGCGGGCGCGGGCGCCGGCGGCGCGGTCCGGGCCGGTGATGAGCGCCTTGGCGGCGGAGACGAGTGAGGAGGCGGAGCCGATGAGCTCGTGGTAGATGCCGACGACGAGGGCGACCGTGCCGCCGGAGACACCGGGGACGGTCTCGACCGTGCCGATGAGGGCGCCGCGCACGACGTTGCCCAGGATGCTGGTGTGTCGCCGTGAGGTGGGCTCGCCGGGGGCGGTGGGCGTCATGCGGGTCTCCTCGGGTTCGGTCGCTGTTTCTGAACGACGGTAGAGGGTGAGCCTGTGAGCGTCATGTGCCTGCGGCGTGAGAAGTGTCGCGCGTGGTCGATCGGGCCGGGGCGGGACCGCGGGCCCAGAGGGCGGGTCCGGGCTACGCCGTCGGGCCGGAGCCGGGGCCGGGGCGGGACTGTGGGTCCGGGCCGCGCCGTTGGGGCGACGACGTCGGACCCGCCCGTCTCCACCCGGGTTTGCTGCGCCCCCTGCCGACGTCGGACAGTGTCCCCGTGACCAGTGACGCATCCGACCACGACCCCCGTGCCCCCCACAGCATCGCCGACATCGACGCCCGCGGCGGTGCCCCAGCCGCCCGGGACGGCGTCCGCACCTCCGAGGGCCCGCGCGGCCTGCTCACGGTGCGCGCCGCCCGGCCCGAGGACGCCGCCCGCGTCGCCCGCCTGCTGTGCCTGCGCGCGGGCACGAGCGTGGACGAGGCGAGGCAGCAGGCGCCGACCATGATCGAGAACCTGCCCGCGCTCGTCATCGCCACTCTCACACCCGACGGCGTTGGAGCCGACGACGAGGACGCCGAGGCCCTGGCCGTCCCGGTCGCGCTCTCCGGCGCCTTCTTCCTGCCCGAGGGCATGTTCGACGATGACGGCTGGATGGTCACCGGCCTGCTCATCGACCCGGACGTCAGGCGCGGCGGCATCGGGCGGGCCGTACTGGCCGAGCTCGTGCGCCAGGTCGGCGCCCTCCAGCCGGGGGCCGTGCTCCAGACCTTCGTGGACGCCACCCATCACGCGGCGCTCGCCATGCACCTGTCCGTCGGCTTCCACAGGGTCGAGGAGAGGCAGAGCTTCGCGGGGATGGAGATGCCCGACGGCGGGATGGTGCTCGCCGTCGTCTGCCCCGGCTGACTCGGCTGACTCGGCTGCCCTGGCTGACTCAGCCCCCTCCCGCCGCCCCTCCCGTGACCTTGCGGGCGGAGCGGCGGGAGCGGCCGAGACCAGTGTGCCGGGTCAGGACCGGGTGGTCAGGACCGGGCCGTCACCGGCACCGGCGTCGGGTCCGCGAGCCTGAGGGCGTCACGCGGAGCCGTGTACTCCACTCCGGGGTAGCGGCCGAACTGCTCCTCGTCCGTGCGCGGCCCGAAGGCGTCCAGCGTCGCCAGGGCCTGGCCCGGCGTCGGCCAGCCGGTGGAGGCGGTCGACCCCGTGGGCGTGGACGGCGCGAACCACGCCGTCGACTCCTTGGGCCGCAGCATGATCCGGCCGGGGGCGCGACGATCCCGCAGGGCGTGCGCGCGCCACGTGTTGACCGGGTGCGTGGCGGCCCACACCGCCAGGTGCAGCCACAGGCCCTTCTCACGTGTGGCCCGGTCCGCCATCGCGTGCAGGTTCACCTGCGCGCCCAGGTACTTGCCGCCGGAGAGCAGGCCGATCATGCCGGCCACGCCCTGCGGCGCCACCGAGTAGCCGTGGTTGTCGGCCGTGTACTCCTGGGCGCGCGACAGGGCCTGGCTGAGCAGGGGGATGTTGGAGGCGAGCGCTGTCGCGACGAGGCGGAACCAGGAGACGTGCCCGGCCGCGAGGTGACCGACCTCGTGACCGATGACGAAGCGGAGCGCCTCAGGGTCACGGGCCCGGCCGCCCACCTCGAACAGGTCGGAGTGGACGGCGACGAAGCGCCTGAACCCGTGACCCGACGCGAAGGCGTTGACCACCCCGTTGCCCAGGACGACGTAGGCGTCGGGCACCCGGCGCAGGCCGAACTGCTGGGCGGCCTCAACCACCATGCGGTAGCCCTCGGGGAACTGGGCGGGACTCATCTGGACGGCCTGGGAGCGCAGCTGGGCGTAGAGGATGGCGCGTACCACCCACACGACGACGGGGATGATGGGCACGACGAGGAGGAACTGAGCGCCGTAGGAGGTGGCGTCCCCGACGAAGAACTCACGGAGGTCGGCGAGCTCGCCGGTTGGGTTGGGATCCGTCATGAGCCACACGCACAGCGTGATCCACAGGATGAGGCCCAGAGCGCTGAAGACGACGCTCGTCCACATCAGGGCCAGCTCGGCGGGGTGACGCAGCGGCTTGATGCCCCACAACCCGTGCACGGTGGCGCCGTTGGTGAGGGTCGGCGGCCCGACCTCGGGGGCCGGTACGGCCGCAGGTGCTGGTGGGACGGTGGGTGGCAACGGAGCCGTCCCGGGGGCGGGGGAAGTACCGGCGTTGGGGCCCGCGTTGAAGCCGGCGTAGGGGTCGGCGGGGGCGGGCCCGGACTCGGGTCCAGGGGTCTGGTAGGGGTCGTGATCGGTCATGCGTCCACGCTAAGGGCCCGCACCCGTCCACCGGTTGGGCCGCGGGGATGATCTGCGTCCGTCGCCGTCGTCCTCCTCCAGAAGGATGACGACGGCGACTGCGTGTGAGCATCGCTGCCCGTCCGCCGCCTGTCCTCGCGAGTCAAGGCAGGGGTGAGAGGGCCCGCAGGGGCAGGGGCTAGGGTCGGGTGCGTGACTCAGACGCAACCAGGACCCGCCGTGCCATCGGCCCCCGTCCCACCGGTCTCCCCGCTGAACCCCGGTGCCGAGGTCGTCCCCGGCACCGAGTGGGGCATGCAGATCACCCTGCGCTACGACAAGGTCCACCCCTCGCGCCGCCTCGACGTCGCCGAGGCCACCGCGCGCGCCGTCGTCGCCCTCCTCGCCTCACCCGAGGCGGCCCCCGGCGGGCCCTGGCACGAGGCCGTGCGCTACTGGCGTGACGGGCGCATCCGCAAGCTCGTGCGTCGCGCTCGCGGCCGACGCTGGGACGAGGTCCAGGCGCTGCCGGGCGTCACCGTCACCCAGGACGGGCCCCTGGGCTGGGCGCCCGCCGAAGCCCGCGCCCTCGTCCCGGGACCCGTGCGCCCTCTGCCCACGGCCCTGGCCAAGACGCAGGTCGAGGGCACGCACTTTCCCGACGGCGACGAGCTCCCGCCGGCGCCCGCCGCGGTGACCGCCGCCGTCGACCGGGCCGCGGGACGCACCGCCGACCTGCTCGCCCTGGGCAGCGCCTCAACGTCTCAGGGTGCCCTCGTCACCGTCGAGGTGACTCCGCTGCACGAGATGACCTCCGGCAAGCTCTGCGCCCAGGTCGCCCACGCCGCCCAGCTGGCCTGGCAGAGCCCGGACATGCCCCCTGCCTTGCGCGACGCCTGGGCCGAGGACGGCTACCGGGTGCGCGTCGTCCTGCCCGGTGCCGACTCGTGGCGCTCGACGCCCCGGCCCGTCTCGGTGGTGGACGCGGGCTTCACCGAGCTCGACGGGCCGACGGAGACGACCCGCGCCTTCTGGTGACGGCGGACATCACCCTCCGTCCGCTCGATGAGCTCCTCCTCGTCCTCCACAGGCTCGGGCGTGCCCCGGAACACCCACAGGCGCATGAGCGCGTAGAGGTACAGGCCCTCGCAGCAGGCTGAGATGACGCGCGCGAGCTCGGCGTTGACACCGGCCAGGTGCAGGAGGCTCGACAGCCCCAGGATGAAGATGACGTACTGGCTCACGAGCCCGATGACGTAGCGGCCGCCCTGCGAGGACAGCGATCCGTGCGACTGGAAGTTGAGCCACCGGTTGAGCACCAGCGAATAGGCGCCGGCCACGAGGTAACCCAGGGTCACGGCCAGCGGGTAGAACCAGTGCAGCCGCTCGTACATCACCCACAGCAGACTGATGTCGATGACGAAGGCGGAGCCGTTGATGAGGGCGTAGCCGATGAAGGTCACGGGCACGAGTGCGCGCAGACGCTTGGGCAGGAACCGGTGGATGCGGGAGATGACCTTGAGGAAGGCGCGCGGGGCACGGCGCGAGGGGTCGTTGAGGACGTCGAGACGGTCCTGGACCCGGTCGCGCACCGTGCCGGTCGCCGTCCGCGCTGCTACCGACATCGCGTCCTCCTCCTGCGGCACTCACCTGTTGAGCGTCGCTCGACGCCGAGTCTTCCCTGCCCCGGCCGGTTGGGCAAGCCCGCCAGGATGAGATCAGGGAGGTCCCGGGGTCCTCCCTGAGGAGGACATGGCCCGTCCGCCCGACGGCGACCGCCCCGTCCGCCCGACGGCGACCCGCCCGTCAGAGCGTCCGCGTCAGCGCCTCGACGACGCCCTGGCGCAGCACCTGGCCGCCGGCATCCGCCGGGTGGTGCAGGACCCTGAGTCCCACGCCTTGGGCCGAGGCGACGTTCGCGGCGCTGTCGTCCACGAACAGGGCCTCATGGGCGCTCACCCCGGCCAGGCGCAGGACGTCCTCGAAGTAGCGCGGGTCGGGCTTGGCGACTCCGAGCACGCAGGAGTAGGCGTCGAGGTCGCACAGCCCGTCGTAGCGCAGTTGCGAGCGCATCCACTGCCGGCGCTCCCACTGCTGGTTCGTCGCCAGGACCGTGAGGTAGCCGGTGGCCCTGAGGTCGGCCACCAGCTGCCGGGCGGTGGGGTCGGGGGTCGCGCGCCGCCACAGCCGCAGCAGTTCGGCGGTGGTCGTCCTCAGATCCAGGCTCCGCACCAGCCGGTCCAACAGGTCAGTCAGGCTCTCGCGCCCCTCGAGGGCCGGGCGCTCCTCGGCGAGCAGCCGCTCGGCGAACGCCGGTCCTCCGGCCTC from Actinomyces respiraculi carries:
- a CDS encoding peptidyl-tRNA hydrolase encodes the protein MQITLRYDKVHPSRRLDVAEATARAVVALLASPEAAPGGPWHEAVRYWRDGRIRKLVRRARGRRWDEVQALPGVTVTQDGPLGWAPAEARALVPGPVRPLPTALAKTQVEGTHFPDGDELPPAPAAVTAAVDRAAGRTADLLALGSASTSQGALVTVEVTPLHEMTSGKLCAQVAHAAQLAWQSPDMPPALRDAWAEDGYRVRVVLPGADSWRSTPRPVSVVDAGFTELDGPTETTRAFW
- a CDS encoding M48 family metallopeptidase, producing MTDHDPYQTPGPESGPAPADPYAGFNAGPNAGTSPAPGTAPLPPTVPPAPAAVPAPEVGPPTLTNGATVHGLWGIKPLRHPAELALMWTSVVFSALGLILWITLCVWLMTDPNPTGELADLREFFVGDATSYGAQFLLVVPIIPVVVWVVRAILYAQLRSQAVQMSPAQFPEGYRMVVEAAQQFGLRRVPDAYVVLGNGVVNAFASGHGFRRFVAVHSDLFEVGGRARDPEALRFVIGHEVGHLAAGHVSWFRLVATALASNIPLLSQALSRAQEYTADNHGYSVAPQGVAGMIGLLSGGKYLGAQVNLHAMADRATREKGLWLHLAVWAATHPVNTWRAHALRDRRAPGRIMLRPKESTAWFAPSTPTGSTASTGWPTPGQALATLDAFGPRTDEEQFGRYPGVEYTAPRDALRLADPTPVPVTARS
- a CDS encoding GNAT family N-acetyltransferase codes for the protein MTSDASDHDPRAPHSIADIDARGGAPAARDGVRTSEGPRGLLTVRAARPEDAARVARLLCLRAGTSVDEARQQAPTMIENLPALVIATLTPDGVGADDEDAEALAVPVALSGAFFLPEGMFDDDGWMVTGLLIDPDVRRGGIGRAVLAELVRQVGALQPGAVLQTFVDATHHAALAMHLSVGFHRVEERQSFAGMEMPDGGMVLAVVCPG
- a CDS encoding HAD-IA family hydrolase → MSKAQPAAPPAIPPVGTGPVRAVLLDADGVLQLIGTPWRQALAEAGGPAFAERLLAEERPALEGRESLTDLLDRLVRSLDLRTTTAELLRLWRRATPDPTARQLVADLRATGYLTVLATNQQWERRQWMRSQLRYDGLCDLDAYSCVLGVAKPDPRYFEDVLRLAGVSAHEALFVDDSAANVASAQGVGLRVLHHPADAGGQVLRQGVVEALTRTL
- a CDS encoding DUF368 domain-containing protein encodes the protein MTPTAPGEPTSRRHTSILGNVVRGALIGTVETVPGVSGGTVALVVGIYHELIGSASSLVSAAKALITGPDRAAGARARLAEVQWRVLLPVMAGMAAAVLTVAGPMADAVEHHPTLMRGLFLGMVLASVAVPVRMITASIGAVPLGSRTRRQRPLRLLAVGAVAAVLTFLLVSLEPTRLTPHPLVIVAAAAIAVSALVLPGLSGSFLLLTLSLYQPTLRAVDTLDLGYLGLFATGAVVGLAVVVKALQVLLARYEAMTLSALAGLMVGGLRALWPWQSDGGTLLAPGAQLGAVMGLGLLGFAVVLGLVVVDEMVTRRGAAQQVREEIAQTLATG